From a single Aneurinibacillus sp. REN35 genomic region:
- a CDS encoding tripartite tricarboxylate transporter TctB family protein, producing MSKTFDRTAGLLFLLMGLLFALESRKIAVSAYGSTVGSNIFPLVLGIVLILLSLRLLYETFYYTKADDSSAKLDYKRFLIIFVTAGLYCYFLEEIGYVIGTFIFLLIGFQTMERTKLILSIVISTLFSFGVYYLFVHVLQGSLPGFPEWMGF from the coding sequence GGCTGTTGTTTCTTCTGATGGGGCTTTTATTTGCACTAGAGAGCAGAAAAATTGCGGTAAGTGCATACGGAAGTACGGTTGGGTCTAATATTTTTCCGCTGGTATTAGGTATTGTGCTTATACTGCTGAGCTTACGATTATTGTATGAAACATTTTATTATACAAAGGCAGATGATTCTTCTGCAAAGCTTGATTATAAGCGATTTTTAATTATTTTTGTGACTGCTGGACTTTATTGTTATTTTCTTGAAGAGATTGGCTATGTGATTGGCACTTTTATTTTCCTTTTGATCGGATTTCAGACGATGGAGAGAACGAAATTGATCCTCTCGATTGTAATCTCGACCTTATTTTCATTCGGAGTGTATTACTTATTTGTGCATGTGCTGCAAGGCTCCCTTCCTGGATTTCCGGAATGGATGGGTTTCTAG